One genomic segment of Nitrospinaceae bacterium includes these proteins:
- a CDS encoding nuclear transport factor 2 family protein: MPLVDIQTLIDEQSIMKTVIAWGAARDSSDWERLRACYHADGEMHIMWTSDSADTFVERLKARPPAPPGEHQKHLVSSPDIRVSKNRAVSECHITLYSRLMIDDIEFDFTAWIRFYDLFERRDGVWRIKKRTAIYEKDRMDPVKSSDLTPDYFENMSLSEFPEACKFMCYRHSKRGLTPSPTLATAGSEIEATLKKEGMAWLESSS; the protein is encoded by the coding sequence ATGCCACTAGTGGATATTCAAACTCTTATCGACGAGCAGTCGATAATGAAGACGGTTATTGCGTGGGGTGCAGCGCGGGATAGCAGTGATTGGGAACGTCTCCGCGCCTGCTATCACGCCGATGGCGAAATGCACATCATGTGGACGTCGGACTCGGCCGATACTTTCGTCGAGCGGCTCAAGGCCCGTCCTCCCGCACCACCCGGCGAGCACCAGAAACATCTCGTCTCGTCCCCCGACATCCGTGTCTCGAAAAATAGGGCTGTAAGTGAATGCCACATTACTCTTTACTCAAGACTGATGATCGACGATATCGAATTTGATTTCACAGCCTGGATCAGATTTTATGATCTTTTCGAGAGGCGCGATGGCGTCTGGCGAATCAAAAAACGCACCGCGATTTACGAAAAAGACCGCATGGATCCGGTGAAATCCTCCGACCTGACTCCTGACTATTTTGAGAACATGAGCCTGTCGGAGTTTCCCGAGGCGTGCAAATTCATGTGCTACCGCCACTCAAAACGTGGTCTTACGCCCTCGCCAACACTGGCCACAGCGGGCAGCGAGATCGAGGCCACACTCAAAAAAGAAGGCATGGCTTGGCTCGAATCATCTTCATAA
- a CDS encoding MBL fold metallo-hydrolase: MEQLTENVFWENTYPTYGFVATDEGVIAIDGPMKPSVAIKWTEAIEAKGPLKYHVNTEHHQDHIASNWYMKAETIISSEVTFADFYKSLANAEDAKERMLKYEPECTPLLDGYELRPPDITYQERMTLRLGGKTFHLICAPGHTRGQTMVHCVEDRVVFTADNLTPAYNVAFHSADVWRWFQSLGMLEALDVDWYVPGHGDPCKKDEFPAQREKLHDIIGKVKALKDEGLSREEAQGRVQDIYKTDLNSPKLGERLVMLRTGGIGNIYDYLEEHPSGGLNNRTDPLWPNI, encoded by the coding sequence ATGGAGCAGCTCACCGAGAACGTGTTCTGGGAGAACACGTACCCGACGTATGGATTTGTAGCGACTGATGAGGGCGTCATCGCCATTGATGGGCCGATGAAGCCCTCCGTCGCCATCAAGTGGACTGAGGCAATTGAGGCCAAGGGGCCTCTCAAGTACCACGTCAACACCGAACATCACCAAGATCACATCGCCTCGAACTGGTATATGAAGGCCGAGACGATCATATCGAGCGAGGTGACTTTCGCGGATTTCTATAAATCCCTTGCAAACGCAGAAGACGCAAAGGAGCGGATGCTCAAGTACGAGCCCGAATGCACGCCCTTGCTCGATGGCTATGAACTGCGTCCCCCCGATATCACCTATCAGGAGCGAATGACCCTGCGCCTTGGCGGAAAGACCTTCCATCTCATATGCGCACCGGGACACACCCGGGGGCAGACTATGGTCCACTGTGTAGAAGATCGTGTCGTTTTTACGGCCGATAATCTGACACCGGCCTATAATGTTGCCTTCCACTCGGCTGATGTTTGGAGATGGTTCCAGTCGCTAGGCATGCTTGAGGCACTCGATGTCGATTGGTACGTCCCGGGACACGGGGACCCCTGCAAGAAAGACGAATTTCCGGCCCAGCGGGAAAAGTTGCACGACATTATTGGAAAGGTAAAAGCCCTTAAAGATGAGGGGCTGAGCCGAGAGGAAGCTCAGGGACGGGTACAAGACATTTACAAGACCGACCTGAACAGCCCCAAGCTCGGCGAGCGGCTGGTCATGCTCAGAACCGGGGGAATAGGTAACATATACGATTACCTAGAAGAGCATCCCTCAGGTGGGTTGAACAACCGAACGGACCCCCTTTGGCCAAATATTTAA
- a CDS encoding ABC transporter substrate-binding protein, producing MNGHPLRQIVHFCLVIALLILPACGGGERPLIILVPVNSQTLDPHFATSTVELSILMNVFDSLITRRADMSLAPGLAERWEVDDSRRIWTFHLKKGIKFTNGEPFDSRSVKFTFNRMENSKFQSGNAISRRISFGRLETVNEHTVRLHTKRPVATLPNWLVNAFMLPPRYYSETPAGEVKFQPVGSGPYKIVANQSANEIRMEANETWWNGKPRIPSVLWRTVPKAKDRVSQLQEGKADLITTISPHEGLLVSSIKGSQMKSIPGGRRIYIGIRQTFGPFKDKRVRQAMNHALNFGQISQRLLNGHGFRLASIVNKPGADPSIRPYSYDPRKAKALLAEAGLKDTDGDGILEKNDIPLSLKIDVPLARYLKGREMTALIIRQLGAVGIKVELNPLKWTAFLERRRNNAFSPLYFHGFSSDFNEELDLGVLRPNLQRNLTHWIHPPFIDGYTRLSQTFAPNKRKKLSHKLQRIVREEAPWIFLWNQYDFYGLGPNVEWTPRPDERIYLPSIVLEETN from the coding sequence TTGAATGGCCACCCGCTTCGGCAGATAGTTCATTTTTGTCTAGTAATAGCGCTTCTTATTCTTCCTGCCTGCGGCGGTGGGGAGAGGCCACTCATTATACTCGTGCCAGTAAATTCACAAACTCTCGATCCACATTTTGCCACCTCTACGGTCGAGTTGAGCATTTTGATGAACGTATTTGACTCTCTCATCACCCGCCGAGCTGACATGAGCCTCGCTCCCGGCCTCGCCGAGCGTTGGGAGGTCGATGACTCAAGGCGGATATGGACTTTTCATTTAAAAAAAGGAATCAAATTCACCAACGGGGAGCCCTTCGATTCCCGCTCGGTAAAATTTACTTTCAACCGTATGGAGAACTCGAAATTTCAGTCCGGCAACGCAATCTCAAGACGTATTTCGTTTGGCCGACTTGAAACCGTAAACGAGCATACGGTGCGCCTTCACACCAAACGCCCTGTTGCCACCCTACCGAACTGGCTCGTCAACGCCTTTATGCTCCCACCCCGCTACTACAGCGAAACGCCAGCGGGGGAAGTGAAATTCCAACCGGTAGGATCAGGCCCCTATAAAATTGTGGCAAACCAGAGCGCGAATGAAATACGCATGGAGGCGAATGAGACCTGGTGGAATGGAAAACCAAGAATTCCTTCCGTTCTCTGGCGCACAGTGCCCAAGGCTAAAGATCGCGTCTCCCAGCTACAAGAGGGCAAAGCAGACTTAATCACCACCATTTCACCACACGAGGGCTTATTAGTTTCTAGTATCAAGGGCAGTCAGATGAAATCCATTCCGGGAGGACGCCGTATATACATAGGCATCCGCCAGACATTCGGGCCCTTCAAAGACAAGCGTGTTCGCCAGGCGATGAACCATGCCTTAAATTTTGGCCAAATATCCCAAAGGCTCTTGAACGGCCACGGCTTTCGCCTTGCTTCAATCGTGAATAAACCCGGCGCCGACCCCTCGATTCGCCCCTATTCATACGACCCTAGAAAAGCAAAAGCCCTTCTGGCCGAGGCGGGTCTCAAAGACACTGATGGAGACGGGATTCTTGAGAAAAACGATATCCCCCTCTCGCTCAAAATCGATGTTCCGCTTGCGCGCTACCTCAAGGGCCGCGAGATGACGGCCCTCATAATCCGGCAACTCGGAGCCGTTGGCATTAAGGTTGAACTCAATCCGCTCAAATGGACCGCCTTTCTCGAAAGGCGGCGGAACAATGCCTTCTCGCCCCTTTACTTCCACGGCTTCAGCTCAGATTTTAACGAGGAGTTAGACCTTGGCGTCCTCAGGCCCAACCTTCAACGAAACCTGACCCATTGGATACATCCGCCCTTCATAGACGGTTATACCCGGCTCAGCCAAACGTTCGCTCCAAATAAGCGAAAGAAACTCAGTCATAAACTTCAGCGAATCGTCCGTGAGGAGGCGCCATGGATATTCCTCTGGAATCAGTATGATTTTTATGGCCTGGGCCCCAACGTCGAATGGACGCCCCGGCCCGACGAGCGGATTTATCTCCCCTCTATCGTCCTTGAGGAAACTAATTAG